The Engystomops pustulosus chromosome 4, aEngPut4.maternal, whole genome shotgun sequence genome contains a region encoding:
- the BAG4 gene encoding BAG family molecular chaperone regulator 4 isoform X2 → MSSTHRAGDGSGYYPSGDVLARQGEAASGWGSGYYPQETARNWAGGGDVGGASGAQNPTYPGYDPSGWSCAGQPRPPYPPTYTVGGQGMEHYTNGSYGPPYNQSTMNPPYPGVHPANPYYQPPSQPHYSVDPYKSAMQQGGPQAPSHWGYPQQGCHNIPQQAPSYPQYPAPGPRDESWNMYGAPNPYQWQPAPPHNPNGSHYIAGARPPWPGGEVQSPVYDVKETPQNPGYSHPRPYPPGYPSDVPPSCPPSEPKPNHPPPNPHYSASPQMYNRKEPPNPEPSPRSKEANNSPADNPPSSAHPGIVKINQVLERVVDLETEVDEFVGKKTDMSYRCLEEMLTKELLVLDSVETGGQDSIRQARKEAVRKLQSILERLERKGL, encoded by the exons ATGTCGAGTACGCACAGAGCCGGGGATGGCAGCGGCTATTACCCCAGCGGGGACGTGCTGGCCCGCCAGGGGGAGGCGGCCTCTGGCTGGGGCTCTGGATATTATCCCCAGGAGACTGCAAGGAACTGGGCCGGAGGCGGAGACGTGGGAGGAGCTTCCGGAGCGCAG AATCCTACATATCCCGGATACGATCCCAGCGGCTGGTCTTGTGCTGGACAACCCCGTCCTCCCTATCCCCCCACTTACACAGTTGGAGGTCAG GGAATGGAGCACTACACCAATGGATCATATGGACCCCCTTATAACCAGTCTACAATGAACCCACCTTACCCTGGTGTCCACCCAGCAAACCCTTACTACCAGCCTCCCTCTCAGCCTCATTACTCTGTTGATCCCTACAAGTCAGCCATGCAGCAAGGGGGTCCACAAGCACCTTCTCATTGGGGATACCCCCAGCAAGGTTGTCACAATATTCCTCAGCAAGCCCCGTCATATCCTCAGTACCCCGCCCCC GGTCCTAGAGATGAAAGCTGGAATATGTACGGAGCTCCAAATCCCTACCAGTGGCAACCAGCACCACCGCACAACCCAAATGGCTCTCATTATATAGCTGGAGCAAGACCACCCTGGCCCGGAGGAGAGGTCCAGTCACCAGTTTATGATGTGAAG GAAACTCCTCAAAATCCTGGTTACAGCCACCCGAGACCATACCCCCCTGGCTACCCCTCTGATGTCCCTCCATCATGCCCACCTTCTGAACCCAAGCCAAATCATCCTCCACCCAACCCTCATTACAGCGCCTCTCCGCAGATGTATAACAGGAAGGAGCCTCCAAATCCAGAACCTTCTCCCAGGTCCAAAGAGGCCAACAATTCCCCAGCCGATAATCCACCAAGCAGTGCGCATCCCGGGATAGTAAAGATAAACCAGGTCTTGGAGCGTGTGGTAGACCTGGAAACAGAAGTGGATGAGTTTGTAGGGAAAAAGACGGACATGAGTTATCGCTGTTTAGAAGAGATGTTGACTAAGGAATTATTAGTGCTAGATTCCGTCGAAACCGGCGGTCAAGACAGTATCCGACAGGCACGGAAGGAAGCTGTGAGAAAACTGCAGTCTATTTTGGAGAGGCTGGAGAGGAAGGGGCTGTGA
- the BAG4 gene encoding BAG family molecular chaperone regulator 4 isoform X1, translating to MSSTHRAGDGSGYYPSGDVLARQGEAASGWGSGYYPQETARNWAGGGDVGGASGAQNPTYPGYDPSGWSCAGQPRPPYPPTYTVGGQGMEHYTNGSYGPPYNQSTMNPPYPGVHPANPYYQPPSQPHYSVDPYKSAMQQGGPQAPSHWGYPQQGCHNIPQQAPSYPQYPAPQGPRDESWNMYGAPNPYQWQPAPPHNPNGSHYIAGARPPWPGGEVQSPVYDVKETPQNPGYSHPRPYPPGYPSDVPPSCPPSEPKPNHPPPNPHYSASPQMYNRKEPPNPEPSPRSKEANNSPADNPPSSAHPGIVKINQVLERVVDLETEVDEFVGKKTDMSYRCLEEMLTKELLVLDSVETGGQDSIRQARKEAVRKLQSILERLERKGL from the exons ATGTCGAGTACGCACAGAGCCGGGGATGGCAGCGGCTATTACCCCAGCGGGGACGTGCTGGCCCGCCAGGGGGAGGCGGCCTCTGGCTGGGGCTCTGGATATTATCCCCAGGAGACTGCAAGGAACTGGGCCGGAGGCGGAGACGTGGGAGGAGCTTCCGGAGCGCAG AATCCTACATATCCCGGATACGATCCCAGCGGCTGGTCTTGTGCTGGACAACCCCGTCCTCCCTATCCCCCCACTTACACAGTTGGAGGTCAG GGAATGGAGCACTACACCAATGGATCATATGGACCCCCTTATAACCAGTCTACAATGAACCCACCTTACCCTGGTGTCCACCCAGCAAACCCTTACTACCAGCCTCCCTCTCAGCCTCATTACTCTGTTGATCCCTACAAGTCAGCCATGCAGCAAGGGGGTCCACAAGCACCTTCTCATTGGGGATACCCCCAGCAAGGTTGTCACAATATTCCTCAGCAAGCCCCGTCATATCCTCAGTACCCCGCCCCC cAGGGTCCTAGAGATGAAAGCTGGAATATGTACGGAGCTCCAAATCCCTACCAGTGGCAACCAGCACCACCGCACAACCCAAATGGCTCTCATTATATAGCTGGAGCAAGACCACCCTGGCCCGGAGGAGAGGTCCAGTCACCAGTTTATGATGTGAAG GAAACTCCTCAAAATCCTGGTTACAGCCACCCGAGACCATACCCCCCTGGCTACCCCTCTGATGTCCCTCCATCATGCCCACCTTCTGAACCCAAGCCAAATCATCCTCCACCCAACCCTCATTACAGCGCCTCTCCGCAGATGTATAACAGGAAGGAGCCTCCAAATCCAGAACCTTCTCCCAGGTCCAAAGAGGCCAACAATTCCCCAGCCGATAATCCACCAAGCAGTGCGCATCCCGGGATAGTAAAGATAAACCAGGTCTTGGAGCGTGTGGTAGACCTGGAAACAGAAGTGGATGAGTTTGTAGGGAAAAAGACGGACATGAGTTATCGCTGTTTAGAAGAGATGTTGACTAAGGAATTATTAGTGCTAGATTCCGTCGAAACCGGCGGTCAAGACAGTATCCGACAGGCACGGAAGGAAGCTGTGAGAAAACTGCAGTCTATTTTGGAGAGGCTGGAGAGGAAGGGGCTGTGA